A stretch of the Neofelis nebulosa isolate mNeoNeb1 chromosome 1, mNeoNeb1.pri, whole genome shotgun sequence genome encodes the following:
- the RPS23 gene encoding small ribosomal subunit protein uS12 has translation MQVRWFRISHKLNKTQILESGANLSFSKGASFGSGTAQTVAWVLGWAELVRSGLWLLPVRLPSFARARGAARMGKCRGLRTARKLRSHRRDQKWHDKQYKKAHLGTALKANPFGGASHAKGIVLEKVGVEAKQPNSAIRKCVRVQLIKNGKKITAFVPNDGCLNFIEENDEVLVAGFGRKGHAVGDIPGVRFKVVKVANVSLLALYKGKKERPRS, from the exons ATGCAAGTTAGGTGGTTCAGAATTTCACACAAACTGAATAAAACTCAGATTCTGGAAAGTGGTGCAAACTTGTCATTTTCAAAGGGTGCCAGCTTCGGATCAGGCACTGCGCAGACAGTTGCTTGGGTCCTTGGCTGGGCGGAGCTTGTTCGCAGTGGCTTGTGGCTCCTTCCTGTACGCCTTCCCTCTTTTGCTCGGGCCCGTGGTGCTGCCAGGATGG GCAAGTGTCGTGGTCTTCGTACTGCCAGGAAGCTCCGTAGCCACCGACGAGATCAGAAGTGGCATGATAAACAGTACAAGAAAGCCCATTTGGGCACAGCCCTGAAGGCCAACCCTTTTGGAGGCGCTTCCCATGCGAAAGGAATTGTGCTGGAAAAAGT AGGGGTTGAAGCCAAACAGCCAAATTCTGCCATCAGGAAGTGTGTCAGGGTCCAGCTGATCAAGAATGGCAAGAAAATCACCGCCTTTGTACCCAATGATGGTTGTTTGAATTTTATTGAG GAAAACGATGAGGTTCTGGTTGCTGGATTTGGTCGCAAAGGTCATGCTGTTGGTGACATTCCTGGAGTTCGCTTTAAGGTCGTCAAAGTAGCCAATGTCTCTCTTTTGGCCTTatacaaaggcaagaaggaaagacCAAGATCTTAA